A part of Syntrophobacterales bacterium genomic DNA contains:
- a CDS encoding DUF4325 domain-containing protein — MAGKRRRGQQIREFILDNIENNPKTIVPLTMDKFSVSRQAVHQHVRLLVSQGALIRVRSGYYELRPKEEWHTAISVIENPDEDFVWRNHIKSRLGHLPENVMDIWHYGFTEMFNNVVDHSESETADIRIIKTVHSTEMIIKDSGVGIFNKITKKMNLIDERHAVLELTKGKLTTDPERHTGEGIFFTSRMFDTFAILSGEVSLVHAYAGDEDWILHNQKPRAGTLIGMKLNDNTSRKTTEIFDRFTSEDNFGFTKTVVPVRLVQYGDEKLISRSQAKRLLARVDRFEAVILDFKEVETIGRAFADEVFRVFAHQHPDINLMSVNENDAVRQEIENARRQDLV; from the coding sequence AAGAAGAAGGGGACAGCAAATAAGGGAATTTATTCTGGATAACATTGAAAATAATCCAAAAACAATAGTCCCGCTTACTATGGATAAATTCAGCGTTAGCAGGCAGGCCGTTCACCAGCACGTAAGACTCCTGGTGAGTCAGGGGGCGCTGATCAGGGTACGGAGCGGATATTACGAGTTGCGTCCAAAAGAGGAGTGGCATACCGCCATATCTGTTATCGAAAATCCAGACGAAGATTTTGTGTGGAGAAATCATATTAAAAGCAGGCTGGGACATTTACCGGAAAATGTCATGGATATCTGGCACTATGGCTTTACCGAGATGTTTAATAACGTAGTCGACCACTCTGAAAGCGAAACCGCAGATATCCGGATAATAAAGACAGTTCATTCGACAGAGATGATTATCAAAGATTCCGGAGTGGGAATATTTAATAAAATCACCAAAAAGATGAACCTTATTGATGAGCGCCACGCGGTCCTGGAATTGACAAAAGGAAAATTAACTACTGATCCGGAAAGGCATACCGGCGAAGGAATTTTCTTTACGTCCAGAATGTTCGACACTTTTGCCATTTTGTCGGGCGAGGTGTCTTTGGTGCATGCTTATGCGGGTGACGAAGACTGGATACTTCACAATCAGAAACCTCGTGCAGGCACTTTGATAGGGATGAAGCTAAACGATAATACGTCTCGAAAAACGACCGAAATATTCGACAGATTTACGTCGGAAGACAATTTTGGTTTTACGAAGACAGTGGTTCCTGTCCGACTGGTTCAATATGGAGACGAAAAACTTATTTCCAGATCGCAGGCCAAGAGGCTTTTAGCCAGGGTAGATCGCTTTGAAGCCGTAATATTGGATTTTAAGGAAGTAGAGACGATAGGGCGGGCTTTTGCGGACGAGGTATTCAGGGTCTTTGCGCATCAACACCCCGATATTAATCTTATGTCAGTGAACGAGAACGATGCGGTCCGGCAGGAAATAGAAAACGCCAGGCGGCAAGATTTAGTGTAG